The following nucleotide sequence is from Candidatus Methanosuratincola sp..
GGTGTGGTCCATGAGCGCCTCTTCTTTGCTGACGCTCGACTTTGAGGACGAGGGAAAAGCATCCACCATCTTCGCCTCGATAATCCCTGAAGTCAAGCACACAAAACCTGGAATTGCCAAGGTTTCGATTGCGAGGGAGGGCAGGATCATTGTGCTGGAGATCGAAGCCTCGTCGGTTGCAGTGCTGCGCGCCCTACTCAATTCTTATATACGCTGGATGTCTACATCTCTTGAGGTTATGGAGTTAGGTGATTGACAATGGCCGAAAAGATACCGCCACAGGTACAGAACCAGTTGATCCGATTCCAGGAGATGCAGGAACAGCTTAAGGCAATCGTGCTGAGGAAGCAGCAGTTTGAATATGAAAGCAGGGAGATAGAAAAAGCCCTCAATGAGAGCAAATCCCTTGCGGATGACGCCGTGGTTTACAAGTCAGTGGGAGTCCTCCTCTTTAGGACCGAGAAGCAGAAGATCGTTGCAGAACTGACCGAGAAGAAAGAGGAGCTAGACCTCAGAATAAAGACCGTTGAGAAACAGGAACTCAGGCTCAAGCAGCAGTTGGAGGAGCTCCGCAAGTCAATAATGGAACAGGTCTCCGGAAGGACACCCGCCTCTGGATAGTGTACCGGGGTTGCAGCCTCTTTTTTCAAGGAAGGAGCTTGAGGAGATCTGCCTAATCGGGGAGAATGCTGCACGTGAGTATGTACTCTCCGTCTTGGACCGCCACCTCATACGCTCGCTCAACGTCAGA
It contains:
- a CDS encoding KEOPS complex subunit Pcc1, translated to MSASSLLTLDFEDEGKASTIFASIIPEVKHTKPGIAKVSIAREGRIIVLEIEASSVAVLRALLNSYIRWMSTSLEVMELGD
- a CDS encoding prefoldin subunit beta, whose translation is MAEKIPPQVQNQLIRFQEMQEQLKAIVLRKQQFEYESREIEKALNESKSLADDAVVYKSVGVLLFRTEKQKIVAELTEKKEELDLRIKTVEKQELRLKQQLEELRKSIMEQVSGRTPASG